The Siansivirga zeaxanthinifaciens CC-SAMT-1 region ATTAGTATACCACTTAATAATAGCGGTATAGGATACGATTCGTTGATATTCTTAACAACTTCGTAGGTGTAAATTAAATAATCGACGGCTATAAAATTAAAACGACGTTCAAACTCTTCCCAGAATGTAATTTCAGCAAAAAACGAAAACAAGAAAATGATAACGCCTAACGAAAATGCAAAATAAGTAAAGACTTTATCTAAAATACTACCATATAGCTTTTTAAGAATAATGAGCAGGTATAATAAATAGGGTAATGTAAAAAACGATACTGTACCTAAATCAAATAAAAAACCAATAATAAAAGTGTTTGCTAATTTAAAAAAGGTCGCATCTACTTCTTTAAAACTGTAAAATAAAAAAAATATCCTCACAAAAAGTGACAATATTAAAAACAAGAAAACAAAGGTTTTTAATAGGGATAGTCGTTTTGGGAAAATGAATTTAAGCATGGTTTATTTAGAGATTACTTTTCGATTTTTACGTTTTAAAAATTGAAATTATTCTATGTTAAATGTATAACAATAATCAATTAAAAAAATTGTATTTACCGAAATTAATACAAACTAAATAAACATTTTTTACCTAAAAAGGAAGATCAATAAAAAGCTTTTAATTTTTAAGTGGTAATGCCACTTTTGTCTCATCCCAAGCCATGGTTAAAAATAATTTATCGGTTGAATTATCGAAGGCTATGGTAAATTGTTCAACAACATGATCGAGTTTTTTTATAGGCACTTGTACGTTTAATACATCGTAATTAGGGTCCCACATAGGTTTCATTTCTTTATCGACACCCCATTCGTATTGTTTAGAGTTAAAAATAACGGTCCAAACCGAATCTTTAGGTACCGTCCAAAGGGTGTATTTTCCAGCAGGTAAGGTCATGCCTTCAATATCTAAATCTTTGTTAGTTTTAAAGGTAGTCGCTTCGTTCGCTCCCGTACGCCAAACCTGGTTAAGAGGCACGAGTGCTCCAAAAATTTCACGTCCTTTTTTGGAAGGGCGGTTATAAAAAACTTCTAATTTTAAATCGTTTAATTTAAATTCTACGGTATCTTTTGGGCTTAAGCGTGGTGCAAATATATTTTCAACAAAAATGGAATATAATGCTAAAACTACTGCTGTTATAGTTAGAAAAATTAATACACGCTTTAAAAAAGAATTCATAGACTGTTTTTTTGATAAAGATACTTTAAAAAGTAATAATTAATAAAACACAAACGCAGATTTCTTTAGTTTTGTTATATCTGTGAAAAAATATTTATTTTTTTGCAACACTTCATTTTTTATATCGTCTTTAAAATGAACTAACACCAACCAAAAGTAAATTAGCATGTTGCAAGTTGACATTATAGAACAATGTAAACAAAACAATCGCAAAGCACAATTACAACTGTACAATCAGTACTGTGACGGTATGTTTGTTGTTGCAAAACGATTTTTAAAAGATGCTAACGATGCCGAAGATGTGGTCCAAGAAGCCTTTATAAAGGCCTTTACCAAACTGCATCAATACAAAGCAGATGTTACTTTTGGAGCGTGGTTAAAACGTATTGTAATTAATAAGAGTATCGATTTAATAAAGTCTAAAAAGCAAATACTTGTAGAATTAGACCAGGTGCACCTAAAAGTAGTCGATTCTTCTTATGAAGACAAATGGTTAGTAGACGATGCTATAACCTTAAACGATGTTAAAAGCGCTATCAATAATTTACCGGAAACGTATCAATATGTAGTTATGCTTTATTTAATAGAAGGTTACGATCATCAAGAGATTTCAGAAATTTTGAATATTTCGGAAGTAGCTTCCAGAACCAATTTATCCAGAGGAAAAGCAAAACTACAGGAACTTTTAAAACAAAAACAACATGGCACAGGATATTAGAGATTTATTTAAAAACGATGAAGCTTTAAATGAGCAAATGCCTAAAAATCACCAAGAGCGCTTTCTAGAGAAATTAAATAAAACCTTACCCCAAAAGAAGTCTTCCAGATTTAATTGGATGCTCATTGCGGCTAGTATTGTATTGCTTTTAGGTTTTGGATTTAGCGTTTACAAGTATTTTAACTCTAACAACGAAGCAACCATAGAAGTTGTTAACAATAATAATCAATTAGAGACAAAAACCTTGGGTGATGTTTCTCCCGGATTAAAAAAAGTTGAAGATTATTATTTAGCAAGTATCCATTTAGAACTCTCTAAAATAAAGTACACACCAGAAACGAAGGAGTTATTTGATGGCTATATAGTTCAATTAGAAACTTTAGATAAAGAATATAAACAATTATCAGAAGAGTTAACACAATCGGGTCCTACCGAGCTAACTATTAATGCTTTAATTGATAATTTAAAGTTTCGTTTAAATCTGTTATATCGTTTAAGAGGACAGTTAAAACAGTTAAATCAAGAAGATAATTTGGGAATAGAAGACAATCAAATTATTTAAAATCAATCAAAAAATGAACAAATCAATTATAAAAATAATAACCTTAACCATTGCTTTTATGATGGTTAATATAGTGGTAGCTCAACAAAAGTTGACTAAAGTATCGCAATCTATTAACGTTTCAAAAGACGTTGTTATAAACTTAAATACAAGTTATAGTAATATTATTTTCGATACTTGGAATAAAGATGTTATTGAAATAGAAGCTTATATAGAAGGTGAAAAAGTAAGTAAAGAAGAATTGCAAAAATTATTAAAAACATGGAAAGTTGATATTGATGCCACCAAAAATGAAGTATCTATCTCTACCAATGGTTTTGCAAATGGTTCTTGGGAGCTTTATTCTAAAAAAGACATAGACGATGAAACAATTAACGATATTTTAAAAGAATTAAAATTTGAATTAGCAGACATTCCCATTCTTAGTTTTTTTGGCGATATACCACCAGTGACTTCCATACCAGAATTACCACCGATGCCCAAAGGGATTGATAAAATACAGTTTGATTATAATGCTTACCAAAAAGATGGTGAAAAATATTTAGAGCTTTATTCGAAACAAATGGAAACGACTTTTGGAAAGGATTTTGAAGAAAAGATGGAAGCCTGGGGCGAAAAATATGCTAAAAAAATGGAAGCCTGGAGCGAGCAATATGCTAAGAAAATGGAAAAAATGTCTGGTGAGAAAGAAGCGCAAGCTAAAAATCGTGAAGAACTCAAAATAGCACGCGAAAAACTTATGGAATCTAGAGAGCAACTAAGTAAAGAACGCGAAAAGTTGGCTAACAACAGAAAAGATGTTGTTGTGAAACTAATTCATGATAAATCGGCGCATCAAGTTAAAAAGTACATAAAGATTAAAATACCTAAAAAAGCAAAATTAAAGGTAAATGTTAGACATGGCGAAATTGAATTTGCATCAACCATTGAAAATTTAAAAGCCAATTTATCATACACCAAATTAACAGCAAACAGCATTAATGGAAGTCAAACTTCCATTAATGCCTCGTATTCGCCTTTATATGTTTCTTATTGGAATTTAGGCGAGCTAAATGCTAACTATGTAAAAGACGCTGTGTTAAAAAACGTAAAACAAATTGTTTTAAATTCTAATTCATCGCATATTACCATCGATAATATACAAAGTAGCGCTATTATTAACGGGTCCATAGGCGATTTAGATATTAAAAATTTAGAAGATAGTTTTACAAACTTAAACATTGTATTACAAAACAGTAACGCGAACATTTCACTTCCTAAAACCGATTATAATTTGCAGTATGTAGGCAGTCGTTCTAATTTTACACATCCAAAAAGGAAGAAATCAGATAATTCTAATACCTTTTTAACCGGAAATTCCAGTTCTGGAAAAACAATTTTAGTAAATGCTAAGTTTAGTCATGTGGTTATGAAATAAGCCATTAATTAAATGACATTTTTAATTCGCAAGCTTCTATAATTTGGTTAAGGGGTGTTACATAATCGAACCAAAGGGCTTGTTCTTCTTTTTTAAACCAAGTAAGTTGTCGTTTTGCAAAACGACGTGAATTTTTCTTTATTTCTGAAATGGCAAAATCTAAAGGCCATTCGCCGTCCAGATAATTAAATAATTCTTTATATCCCACCGTATTTAAGGCATTTAAATTTTTATACGGAAGCAGTGCTTTTACTTCTTCTAATAAACCTTCCTGCATCATCACATCTACACGGCGATTAATACGCTCGTAAATAATGTCTCGATTGGCTGTTAATGTAACGGTAATGGTTTTAAATGGTCTGTTTATTTTTTCCTTATTTAAAAAGGATGAGTATGGTTTTTTAGTACCGATGCAAATTTCCAACGCCCGAATGACCCGATGGGGATTATCGATAGCGATG contains the following coding sequences:
- a CDS encoding DUF2911 domain-containing protein → MNSFLKRVLIFLTITAVVLALYSIFVENIFAPRLSPKDTVEFKLNDLKLEVFYNRPSKKGREIFGALVPLNQVWRTGANEATTFKTNKDLDIEGMTLPAGKYTLWTVPKDSVWTVIFNSKQYEWGVDKEMKPMWDPNYDVLNVQVPIKKLDHVVEQFTIAFDNSTDKLFLTMAWDETKVALPLKN
- a CDS encoding RNA polymerase sigma factor is translated as MLQVDIIEQCKQNNRKAQLQLYNQYCDGMFVVAKRFLKDANDAEDVVQEAFIKAFTKLHQYKADVTFGAWLKRIVINKSIDLIKSKKQILVELDQVHLKVVDSSYEDKWLVDDAITLNDVKSAINNLPETYQYVVMLYLIEGYDHQEISEILNISEVASRTNLSRGKAKLQELLKQKQHGTGY